In Panacibacter ginsenosidivorans, the following proteins share a genomic window:
- a CDS encoding universal stress protein translates to MKTVIVPIDFSDTSLNAAEYAARFLAGHYGVEIILYHCYDTELGEENSLENLGNLKNRLLEITPLNITLLAERTDEFLEELEKLARHREADLVIMGITGGRSSREQRFMGSNALKLAENKYIPVLIVPENSKYKGMKNVLLATDLKNVVGTTPSAPIKKILKEFNLNLHVINVNEEHYIELSEEARAERNKLDEMFSEYNPEFYFLRLFEIEDAINQFAEDKNIDLVINVHREHSLFSRLFKNSHTKKMAFQSHVPLLVVHE, encoded by the coding sequence ATGAAAACAGTAATTGTTCCTATTGACTTCTCTGATACGTCTTTAAATGCCGCTGAATATGCAGCCAGGTTCCTTGCAGGCCATTATGGTGTTGAAATCATTCTTTACCATTGTTACGATACAGAATTAGGTGAAGAGAACAGCCTTGAAAACCTTGGTAATCTTAAGAACAGGCTTCTGGAGATAACCCCTTTAAATATAACCTTGCTGGCAGAAAGAACAGATGAATTTTTAGAAGAACTTGAAAAACTTGCAAGGCACAGGGAAGCAGATCTTGTAATAATGGGTATTACCGGCGGACGCTCCAGCAGAGAGCAGCGTTTTATGGGCAGCAATGCATTAAAGCTTGCCGAAAATAAATATATACCGGTATTAATTGTACCGGAAAACAGTAAATACAAAGGAATGAAAAATGTATTGCTGGCAACAGATCTTAAGAATGTTGTAGGAACCACACCTTCAGCTCCCATTAAAAAGATATTGAAAGAGTTTAACCTGAATCTGCATGTGATCAATGTAAACGAAGAACATTATATAGAGCTTTCAGAAGAAGCCCGTGCAGAAAGAAACAAACTGGATGAAATGTTCAGTGAGTATAACCCTGAGTTTTATTTCCTTCGCCTCTTTGAAATAGAAGATGCCATTAACCAGTTTGCAGAAGATAAAAATATTGACCTTGTTATTAATGTACACAGGGAGCATTCACTTTTTAGCAGGCTCTTTAAAAACAGCCATACCAAAAAAATGGCATTTCAAAGCCATGTGCCTTTGCTGGTAGTGCATGAGTAA